A single window of Helicobacter macacae MIT 99-5501 DNA harbors:
- a CDS encoding phosphonoacetaldehyde reductase codes for MKFTYHNPVKIHFGVDWLSAIGDLAQRCKNERFLLVTSKGFSKRGLSEQIANAFGKQLVGVVDEILPNPQLKHLGDIASRLKDFDCIVALGGGSVIDSAKFFSAYNSSLGASFALGKNFERSQTISLVSRPKFFPNTKLPPQILELDSNATKSHESAESTNSLGEVLSSDFKGCANARAKIGLERPLSEVREASPLKSPTRHSPKDNVQAKPIYAFPTTSGTSSELTHWATIWDNDAFIKHSLSDEILYPKEAFYDPRLTLSLSHETTIHTALDALSHSFESIWNNNANPISTHHALRSIEIILRDLPALAENLQSLELRTSIMQASMCAGLAFSNTQTALAHALSYPLTMRFGTPHGLACSFSLPLLLECLPKQSHAYTLLSPFRARLLEVFEALEISPNPKDYGLDSAFINEIFATLNARAKNGIFDIKRVKEVFLREALLG; via the coding sequence ATGAAATTTACCTATCACAATCCCGTGAAAATCCACTTTGGCGTGGATTGGCTTAGTGCGATTGGCGACTTGGCGCAGAGGTGCAAAAATGAGCGATTTTTGCTCGTTACAAGCAAGGGCTTTAGCAAAAGGGGGCTAAGTGAGCAGATTGCAAACGCTTTTGGTAAGCAACTTGTAGGCGTTGTCGATGAGATTTTGCCAAATCCGCAGCTAAAGCATTTGGGTGATATAGCTTCTAGGCTTAAAGATTTTGATTGCATTGTCGCGCTTGGGGGCGGGAGCGTGATAGATAGCGCGAAGTTTTTCAGTGCATACAATTCGTCTTTGGGTGCATCTTTCGCACTTGGAAAAAATTTTGAGCGTTCGCAGACCATTAGTCTAGTCTCACGCCCAAAATTTTTTCCAAATACAAAACTTCCACCACAAATACTAGAATTGGATTCAAATGCCACAAAATCGCACGAATCCGCCGAATCTACAAACTCGCTGGGCGAAGTATTGTCGAGTGATTTTAAGGGTTGTGCGAACGCGCGAGCGAAAATAGGACTTGAGCGTCCATTGAGCGAAGTGCGTGAAGCATCTCCCTTAAAATCGCCGACAAGACACAGCCCAAAAGACAATGTCCAAGCAAAGCCTATCTATGCTTTCCCCACCACTTCTGGCACTAGCAGTGAGCTTACCCACTGGGCGACTATCTGGGATAATGACGCCTTTATCAAGCACTCTTTGAGTGATGAGATTCTCTATCCAAAAGAAGCGTTTTATGACCCGAGATTGACTTTGAGTTTGTCGCACGAGACTACGATACACACGGCACTTGACGCGCTAAGCCACAGCTTTGAGTCCATTTGGAACAACAACGCAAACCCTATCTCCACGCACCACGCCTTACGCTCCATAGAGATTATCCTGCGCGACTTGCCCGCTTTGGCAGAAAATCTCCAATCGCTAGAGTTGCGAACAAGCATAATGCAGGCGAGTATGTGTGCTGGGCTTGCATTTAGCAACACCCAAACCGCACTAGCTCACGCGCTAAGCTATCCGCTGACAATGAGATTTGGCACGCCACACGGGCTTGCGTGTAGCTTTAGTCTGCCCTTGCTTTTGGAGTGCTTGCCAAAGCAAAGCCACGCTTACACGCTTCTATCGCCATTTAGGGCACGACTTTTGGAAGTCTTTGAAGCCCTAGAGATTTCGCCAAATCCAAAAGACTATGGGCTAGACTCTGCATTTATCAATGAAATCTTTGCCACTCTAAACGCCCGAGCAAAAAACGGAATTTTTGACATCAAGCGCGTGAAAGAGGTGTTTTTGAGAGAAGCACTTTTGGGCTAA
- a CDS encoding OmpP1/FadL family transporter, which translates to MNLYKKYIKILAFFAFVSSLSANGFKIQEQSLNATALSSAYVAGARGADASYYNPANMGFSNDWGENKSEFELATSLIKIPGFSFDVPTTNQGLYSKTTLRFEKSMDDIITTMKKIFPGLGLGSLQESIILNHSDPDSQIITGSTGDTNFILPKFFYKSRTNHGVTLGFSFVASSGLAMEWAGKGGEFLQDVFIMMIEASPSISWTIADRLSVGFGLRGMYAMGKFNNVVYVPLDKEGKGISLTTEQIINLAKHPEALNILIPESIRNGIVGDVLKNDFVSGFLKIFGLNVKIDGCTTGGVECVDWGALMGSVTSETTNLYGTSKVYQKSEGSDLSVGYRLAASLRVIDSGMLSIVFNSPVKFDMSGEVKALTYVGGAMGNVLTTAPLKIAVQMPEILTVAYAQEFFDKRVRLEGVYERTFWSRGWKFNVTPDFENAKYEGLSGLVSYRDVWETQGGASLKDMVGIADFGVVSNMGAGWRDTNTFRLGATYLGKKNRLMGSIAYDAAPSPQDKIGIPDSDGYMVGIGAKRNFRGFDFGLAGSWTYKSSMSSMYHSGGLGGLYIYTASLGYRW; encoded by the coding sequence ATGAATTTGTATAAAAAATACATAAAAATCTTAGCATTTTTTGCATTTGTATCTAGCCTAAGTGCAAATGGATTTAAAATCCAAGAGCAAAGCCTAAATGCCACTGCACTTAGCTCGGCTTATGTAGCAGGGGCTAGAGGAGCGGATGCTAGCTATTACAATCCCGCAAATATGGGGTTTAGCAATGATTGGGGAGAAAACAAAAGTGAATTTGAGCTAGCCACTTCGCTGATAAAAATCCCCGGCTTTAGCTTTGATGTCCCTACGACAAATCAAGGGCTTTACTCAAAGACTACGCTAAGGTTTGAAAAAAGTATGGACGACATTATCACAACTATGAAAAAGATTTTCCCCGGTCTAGGACTAGGAAGCTTGCAAGAATCTATCATACTAAACCACTCCGACCCAGACTCTCAAATCATCACAGGTAGCACGGGGGATACGAACTTTATCTTGCCCAAATTTTTTTACAAATCCCGCACCAATCACGGAGTAACGCTAGGCTTTAGCTTTGTGGCTAGCTCGGGGCTAGCTATGGAGTGGGCAGGCAAAGGAGGGGAGTTCCTCCAAGATGTGTTTATAATGATGATAGAAGCAAGTCCAAGTATATCTTGGACAATCGCAGATAGACTCTCTGTGGGGTTTGGTTTGCGTGGAATGTATGCTATGGGGAAATTTAACAATGTCGTGTATGTCCCGCTAGATAAAGAGGGTAAGGGAATCTCACTTACCACTGAGCAAATCATAAACCTAGCTAAACACCCAGAAGCCCTAAATATACTTATCCCAGAATCCATACGAAATGGAATTGTAGGAGATGTATTAAAAAACGATTTTGTATCGGGATTTTTAAAGATTTTTGGGCTTAATGTCAAAATAGATGGCTGCACCACAGGCGGGGTAGAATGCGTGGATTGGGGTGCGCTAATGGGTAGCGTAACAAGCGAAACCACCAATCTTTATGGCACTTCCAAAGTCTATCAAAAGTCAGAGGGAAGTGATTTATCCGTGGGGTATCGCTTGGCAGCTTCGCTAAGAGTGATAGATAGCGGTATGCTAAGTATCGTGTTTAACTCCCCTGTGAAGTTTGATATGAGCGGGGAGGTAAAAGCCCTTACTTATGTAGGTGGTGCTATGGGCAATGTGCTTACCACCGCTCCGCTAAAAATCGCCGTGCAAATGCCAGAAATCCTAACTGTGGCTTATGCCCAAGAGTTTTTCGACAAAAGAGTGCGACTAGAGGGAGTGTATGAGCGGACATTTTGGAGCAGGGGGTGGAAGTTTAATGTAACGCCAGACTTTGAAAACGCCAAATATGAGGGGCTAAGCGGGCTTGTAAGCTACCGAGATGTGTGGGAGACTCAAGGAGGTGCTAGCCTAAAAGATATGGTGGGTATCGCTGACTTTGGTGTGGTAAGCAATATGGGTGCGGGCTGGAGGGATACCAATACCTTTCGGCTAGGAGCGACATATCTAGGCAAAAAAAATCGCCTTATGGGCTCTATCGCTTATGATGCCGCCCCAAGCCCGCAGGACAAAATCGGTATCCCCGATAGCGATGGCTATATGGTAGGAATCGGTGCGAAGCGCAATTTTCGAGGGTTTGACTTCGGGCTAGCAGGAAGCTGGACTTATAAGTCATCTATGTCCTCTATGTATCACAGCGGCGGGCTAGGCGGACTATATATCTACACCGCTTCACTTGGCTATCGGTGGTAG
- a CDS encoding homoserine O-succinyltransferase translates to MPIIIPKDIPAFGALQKRAFVMDTARAKHQDIRTLEILIINLMPTKIQTENQLLSLLANSPLQINITLLTTQSYVGKNTPKSHLDKFYVHFDSIKHRSFDGAILTGAPIEHLEFEEVEYWKELVEIMEYLRKHCTSTLYLCWGAMAGLYHFYGIQKQALDKKLFGIFSHSIKCSDVLFTGLGDSVKMPHSRHSSMNPAHIYAQCKCSELKILLEGKKSGITALKDSKDIFVLGHPEYDADTLLAEYERDKAKKLPIKKPKNYFSKQGKPKFSWRADSSVIFSNWLNFCVYQDTPFVLPK, encoded by the coding sequence ATGCCAATCATTATTCCCAAAGACATTCCAGCATTTGGCGCACTGCAAAAGCGCGCTTTTGTAATGGATACTGCGCGAGCCAAGCACCAAGACATTCGCACCCTAGAGATTCTCATCATAAACCTTATGCCCACAAAGATTCAGACAGAAAATCAGCTTTTGTCCCTGCTTGCAAACTCCCCCTTGCAAATCAATATCACCCTCCTTACCACGCAAAGCTATGTAGGTAAAAACACGCCCAAAAGCCACCTAGATAAGTTCTATGTGCATTTTGATTCTATCAAGCATAGGAGTTTTGATGGCGCGATTCTTACAGGTGCGCCTATCGAGCATTTGGAGTTTGAGGAGGTAGAGTATTGGAAAGAGTTAGTAGAGATTATGGAGTATTTGCGCAAGCACTGCACTTCTACGCTATATCTTTGCTGGGGAGCTATGGCTGGGCTATATCATTTCTATGGTATCCAAAAGCAAGCCCTAGACAAAAAGTTATTTGGGATTTTTAGCCACTCTATTAAGTGCTCTGATGTGCTATTTACAGGGCTTGGTGATAGTGTGAAAATGCCCCATTCTCGCCACTCTAGTATGAATCCAGCCCATATCTATGCCCAGTGCAAATGCTCGGAGCTAAAGATTCTCCTAGAGGGCAAAAAAAGTGGCATAACCGCCCTAAAAGATAGCAAAGATATATTTGTGCTAGGACACCCAGAGTATGACGCAGATACGCTGCTAGCAGAATATGAGCGCGACAAGGCTAAAAAGCTCCCCATAAAAAAGCCCAAAAACTACTTTAGTAAGCAAGGCAAGCCAAAGTTCTCTTGGCGTGCGGATTCTAGCGTGATTTTTAGTAATTGGCTCAATTTTTGCGTGTATCAAGATACGCCTTTTGTTTTGCCAAAGTGA
- a CDS encoding type II toxin-antitoxin system RelE/ParE family toxin, with protein MKLKREKKFINDLSKARLSDSEFNKMIEYFSLLVNDKPLPPSANDHALNGEYAKYREFHIGGDKLVIYKIADDTIYLARIGTHAQLFK; from the coding sequence ATGAAACTAAAACGCGAGAAAAAGTTTATAAACGACTTATCAAAGGCGCGGTTAAGCGATAGTGAGTTTAACAAAATGATAGAGTATTTTTCTTTACTAGTTAATGATAAGCCACTACCACCAAGCGCAAACGACCACGCACTAAATGGGGAATATGCCAAATATAGGGAGTTTCATATCGGTGGCGATAAGTTAGTGATTTATAAAATCGCTGATGATACAATTTACCTAGCGCGAATCGGCACGCACGCCCAACTTTTTAAGTAG
- a CDS encoding type II toxin-antitoxin system RelB/DinJ family antitoxin, with product MQTTQTIRPIQHQTINVTFRMDKDDKARFESIINDMGLNLSSAFNVFAKAVIRENAIPFKLQGEGKIPNEETRKVIENIEKGVNLESVTIEQLKAEFEALKAKA from the coding sequence ATGCAAACAACACAGACGATTCGCCCAATTCAGCACCAAACCATAAATGTAACCTTTAGAATGGATAAGGACGATAAGGCGCGATTTGAGAGTATCATAAACGATATGGGGCTAAATCTTAGCTCCGCGTTTAATGTCTTTGCCAAAGCCGTGATACGCGAAAATGCGATACCTTTTAAACTGCAAGGCGAGGGGAAGATTCCAAACGAAGAAACGCGAAAAGTGATAGAAAATATCGAAAAAGGCGTGAATTTGGAATCTGTAACGATTGAGCAGCTAAAAGCCGAGTTTGAAGCACTAAAAGCGAAAGCATAA
- a CDS encoding O-acetylhomoserine aminocarboxypropyltransferase/cysteine synthase family protein, with protein MPNLPHTNYAPETLALHAGYTYDRERTLSVPIYQSTAYSFESLSQAAARFGLQELGNIYSRLTSPTCDILARRLADIEGGSFGTVASSGSAALFYTFANLAQNGDNIIYANKIYGGTQTLLVHTLKRFGIEARCFDVDDISTLEPLIDSKTKAIFFESLSNPQISIPDVEGIVSIARSHKIATICDNTVGTPFLFRGFEYGIDIIVYSLTKYINGAGSGLGGAIIEGQSLSPLLKDNPRYPAFNTPDESYHGLVYSSLPLPFFSIRIITEWLRNIGATLAPQVAWIHLQGLETLPLRIKKHSENALKVAKFLESHKKIKKVDCPALESNPYHSRVKKYFRDSLSSGLFSFEAQSYEEALKICDNLTLFSITANIGDSKSLIIHPASTTHSQLSHDELKSAGIHPADVRISVGLENADDLIADLKRAIEL; from the coding sequence ATGCCAAATTTACCACATACGAACTACGCACCTGAAACGCTTGCTTTGCACGCAGGATACACTTATGATAGAGAGCGCACTTTGAGCGTGCCGATTTATCAAAGCACGGCTTATAGCTTTGAGAGCTTATCTCAAGCAGCTGCAAGGTTTGGCTTACAAGAGCTAGGCAATATCTACTCTCGCCTTACAAGCCCTACTTGCGATATTTTGGCACGCAGGCTTGCCGACATTGAGGGAGGTAGCTTTGGGACAGTGGCTTCTAGCGGAAGTGCCGCGCTTTTTTATACCTTTGCCAATCTAGCCCAAAATGGCGATAATATCATCTACGCAAACAAAATCTATGGCGGCACACAGACTTTGCTAGTGCATACGCTAAAGCGATTTGGCATAGAAGCTAGGTGCTTTGATGTCGATGATATAAGCACTTTAGAGCCACTTATAGATTCTAAGACAAAGGCGATATTTTTTGAGTCGCTATCAAATCCGCAGATTTCTATCCCTGATGTCGAGGGCATAGTCTCTATCGCTAGAAGCCACAAAATCGCTACGATTTGTGATAACACGGTAGGCACGCCATTTTTGTTTCGTGGATTTGAGTATGGCATAGATATTATCGTTTATAGCCTTACCAAATACATTAACGGCGCGGGAAGCGGACTTGGCGGGGCGATTATCGAGGGGCAAAGCCTTAGCCCACTGCTAAAGGACAATCCACGCTACCCAGCGTTTAACACCCCAGATGAGAGCTATCACGGGCTAGTCTACTCTAGCTTGCCTCTGCCCTTTTTTAGCATTCGTATCATCACAGAGTGGCTACGCAATATCGGTGCTACGCTCGCTCCACAAGTGGCTTGGATACATTTGCAAGGCTTAGAAACTCTCCCCCTTAGAATCAAAAAGCATAGTGAAAATGCCCTAAAAGTCGCAAAATTTTTGGAATCCCACAAAAAAATCAAAAAGGTAGACTGCCCTGCCCTAGAATCAAATCCCTACCATTCGCGCGTGAAAAAATACTTTAGAGATTCTCTCTCTAGCGGGCTTTTTAGCTTTGAAGCGCAAAGCTATGAGGAAGCTCTAAAGATTTGTGATAATCTCACGCTATTTTCTATCACGGCAAATATCGGCGATAGCAAATCGCTAATCATTCACCCAGCCTCGACTACGCACTCCCAGCTATCGCACGATGAGCTAAAATCCGCAGGAATCCACCCTGCTGATGTCCGCATAAGCGTAGGGCTAGAAAATGCCGATGACTTAATCGCAGACCTAAAACGAGCGATAGAGCTATAA
- the purU gene encoding formyltetrahydrofolate deformylase translates to MHYTLLITTQDSAGLVYKISRILYEAGANIERQDEYVDRENGLFFMRTSFVVGSASLDSRADLECQAQNLAQSTKSSTKTHPLAPLVLREGESKESAQNYISHTSHAVKKDNRESTQNSYTATKSSQNLATDSDISTNSENPALDSHAQGALEATLESKLKSVLPSGAKISLKKAGKKSLIILATKENHCLGDLLLRQESGELNADIKAVIANRVELKSLVERFSIPFFWVDSDGISREEHEGKIGEIIERFSPDLLALAKYMRILSSDFTSRYEGKIINIHHSFLPAFIGANPYKQAFARGVKIIGATAHFVTNELDEGPIIAQDIIHINHTYSWQDMQKAGRDVEKSVFAHALDLVLHDRVFINGNKTIVF, encoded by the coding sequence ATGCACTACACTCTACTAATCACCACGCAAGATAGCGCGGGGCTAGTCTATAAAATCTCGCGCATACTCTATGAAGCGGGTGCAAATATCGAGCGGCAAGATGAGTATGTCGATAGGGAAAATGGGCTGTTTTTTATGCGCACGAGCTTTGTGGTGGGTAGTGCAAGTCTAGATTCTAGAGCTGATTTGGAATGCCAAGCGCAAAATCTAGCACAAAGCACAAAATCTAGCACAAAAACCCACCCCCTAGCCCCACTCGTGCTGCGGGAGGGGGAAAGTAAAGAAAGCGCACAAAACTATATCTCGCACACCTCACACGCTGTGAAAAAGGACAATAGAGAATCTACCCAAAACTCATACACCGCGACAAAATCTAGCCAAAATCTAGCCACAGATTCTGACATTTCTACAAATAGCGAGAATCCCGCGCTAGATTCTCACGCGCAAGGCGCGCTAGAAGCCACACTAGAATCCAAACTCAAATCCGTCCTGCCAAGTGGAGCAAAAATCTCCCTCAAAAAAGCGGGCAAAAAATCCCTCATAATCCTAGCCACCAAAGAAAATCACTGCTTAGGCGACTTGCTCTTGCGCCAAGAAAGCGGCGAGCTAAACGCGGATATAAAAGCTGTCATCGCCAATAGAGTCGAGCTAAAAAGCCTTGTAGAGCGATTTTCTATCCCGTTTTTTTGGGTGGATAGCGATGGGATTTCGCGCGAGGAGCACGAGGGCAAGATAGGCGAGATTATTGAGCGATTTTCGCCCGATTTGCTTGCTTTGGCAAAGTATATGCGGATTTTATCGAGTGATTTTACCTCGCGCTATGAGGGCAAAATCATAAACATTCATCACAGCTTTTTGCCCGCATTTATCGGGGCGAACCCCTACAAGCAGGCTTTTGCGCGAGGGGTGAAAATCATCGGTGCGACCGCGCATTTTGTAACCAACGAGCTTGATGAGGGACCAATCATCGCCCAAGACATTATCCACATAAACCACACTTACAGCTGGCAGGATATGCAAAAGGCGGGGCGCGATGTCGAAAAAAGTGTATTCGCCCACGCGCTTGACTTGGTGCTACACGATAGGGTGTTTATAAACGGCAACAAAACGATTGTGTTTTAG
- a CDS encoding type II toxin-antitoxin system RelE family toxin, with amino-acid sequence MKYRVDMNKEVRKFLHTHPEVSAKFISALEQIAQNPFDNALDIKKLQGQSHKYRLRIGKYRLLYEIIDEQILIYAYKAQSRGDVYK; translated from the coding sequence ATGAAGTATAGGGTTGATATGAATAAAGAGGTGCGAAAGTTTTTGCACACCCACCCCGAAGTAAGCGCGAAGTTTATATCTGCGCTCGAGCAAATCGCGCAAAATCCATTTGACAACGCGCTTGATATAAAGAAGCTGCAAGGACAATCGCACAAATACCGCTTGCGAATCGGCAAATATCGCCTGCTGTATGAAATCATCGATGAGCAGATTTTGATTTATGCCTACAAGGCGCAATCTCGCGGCGATGTGTATAAGTGA
- a CDS encoding DNA methyltransferase, with protein sequence MLENFDFTLLDNEDFKEDSVRELIIKPLLDRLGFEGTNTQENLSVKRSVALKSDTVIGANKRIKSNDIVIPDYLLCMDSKVHCVLDAKAPKESIAPQSDNERQAFYYAINKDIKSPLYALCNGKVLIIYETAKQEILLEIDLKNDLDSKFGDLANVLTTPLQSLREVLNKPQASKKPDEWYLSREIPKPRLKPKKRAAKRHYGCLAYFTRQSWDIVTDNIKAFTSDGDIVLDSFGGSGVTAIEAMMNNRFGIHTDLNPLSIFMVKALCAKVNLGDLHDLSEEILSEFESLRPKNDKEAKALLKGAKYYPNAIDKEFGEIATTKMQDLTLWIPKDEILPKGSDVPSVLGLFSKTQLAELAILRKLIMRKTTKNKEMRYSLFLAFYNTVKSINLTFHKSKTGGGDSGAFRHFRYRIAKEPTILDSAKTFANKIKYVIKSKQIHHNSPCFYNAYFTPLTRIIKDFKGAMIAQRKDLNKTDSLESKTNGEKIFQADATNLAEIESQSVDFIYTDPPYGAKIPYLDLSTMWNVWLDLPVDKWLKEKECIEKGSLEKSRDEYVSLMKKSLSEIYRVLKFNRWLAFVFQHQDPQLWQILVDAAENAGFEYVTSVRQDNGQTSFIKRQNKQSVLAGQLILYFRKVHNPRTLIKEKIGDTLGLVLNNIEALIARDDGATLEEIYADLQIRGLELGFYHELGKMYKDLTPLINQHFDLDSTSGKYHIKQGQRFKSHFIDIKTRARYFVLSFLRGCERQNRRVTFDDICLEVIPLLKNGIMPEKALISDIL encoded by the coding sequence ATGCTAGAAAACTTTGACTTTACGCTGCTAGATAATGAGGATTTTAAAGAAGATTCTGTGCGTGAGCTAATCATAAAGCCACTGCTTGATAGGCTAGGCTTTGAGGGGACAAATACACAAGAAAATCTAAGTGTAAAGCGTTCGGTAGCACTAAAAAGCGATACCGTGATAGGTGCAAATAAACGCATAAAAAGCAATGATATAGTTATCCCTGATTATTTGCTTTGTATGGATTCTAAAGTGCATTGTGTGCTTGATGCTAAAGCCCCAAAAGAAAGCATCGCACCACAAAGCGACAATGAGCGACAAGCCTTTTATTATGCGATAAACAAAGATATAAAGTCCCCACTTTACGCGCTTTGCAATGGTAAAGTGCTGATTATCTATGAGACAGCTAAGCAAGAGATTTTGCTTGAGATTGATTTAAAAAATGATTTAGATTCAAAGTTTGGCGATTTGGCAAATGTCCTTACCACGCCTTTGCAATCACTGCGTGAAGTCCTCAATAAGCCACAAGCCTCCAAAAAGCCAGATGAGTGGTATCTAAGCAGAGAGATTCCAAAGCCTAGATTAAAGCCAAAGAAACGAGCTGCAAAGCGTCATTATGGTTGTCTTGCATATTTTACTCGCCAAAGCTGGGATATTGTAACAGACAACATTAAGGCATTTACGAGTGATGGCGACATAGTGCTAGATAGCTTTGGTGGCAGTGGCGTTACCGCGATTGAAGCGATGATGAACAATCGCTTTGGGATTCACACGGATTTAAACCCGCTCTCTATCTTTATGGTAAAGGCTTTGTGTGCCAAAGTCAATTTAGGCGATTTGCACGACTTAAGCGAAGAGATTTTAAGCGAGTTTGAGTCCCTGCGTCCCAAAAACGACAAAGAAGCAAAGGCATTGCTAAAGGGCGCAAAATACTATCCAAATGCTATTGACAAAGAGTTTGGCGAGATTGCTACGACTAAAATGCAGGATTTAACGCTATGGATTCCCAAAGATGAGATTTTGCCAAAGGGTAGCGATGTGCCAAGTGTGCTAGGACTTTTTAGCAAGACACAACTAGCCGAACTTGCTATCTTACGCAAACTTATAATGCGAAAAACTACTAAAAATAAAGAAATGCGCTATTCTTTGTTTTTGGCATTTTATAATACAGTAAAATCTATCAATCTAACTTTTCATAAATCAAAAACAGGAGGTGGTGATTCTGGAGCTTTTCGGCATTTTAGGTATAGAATAGCAAAAGAACCAACAATATTAGATAGTGCAAAAACTTTTGCAAACAAGATAAAGTATGTAATAAAAAGCAAGCAAATACACCACAATTCCCCCTGCTTTTATAATGCGTATTTTACGCCATTGACACGCATTATAAAAGACTTCAAAGGTGCGATGATTGCGCAAAGAAAAGATTTAAATAAAACAGATTCTCTAGAATCTAAAACAAATGGCGAAAAAATCTTTCAAGCAGACGCGACAAATCTAGCCGAGATTGAATCCCAAAGCGTGGATTTTATCTATACTGACCCACCTTATGGGGCAAAGATTCCTTATTTAGACTTAAGCACAATGTGGAATGTTTGGCTTGATTTGCCTGTGGATAAATGGCTAAAAGAAAAAGAATGTATTGAGAAAGGTAGCCTAGAAAAAAGCCGTGATGAGTATGTGAGTTTGATGAAAAAAAGTTTAAGTGAAATATATCGCGTTTTGAAATTCAATCGCTGGTTAGCCTTTGTTTTTCAACACCAAGACCCGCAGTTATGGCAAATTTTGGTAGATGCGGCAGAAAATGCAGGTTTTGAATATGTTACGAGTGTTAGGCAAGATAATGGACAAACAAGCTTTATCAAAAGACAAAATAAACAAAGCGTATTAGCTGGGCAGTTGATTTTATATTTTCGTAAAGTGCATAATCCAAGAACACTTATCAAAGAAAAAATAGGCGATACTTTAGGACTTGTGCTAAACAACATTGAAGCACTTATCGCTCGAGATGATGGGGCGACTTTGGAGGAAATCTATGCTGATTTGCAGATTCGAGGATTAGAGCTTGGATTTTACCACGAACTAGGGAAAATGTATAAAGACTTAACACCACTTATAAATCAACACTTTGATTTGGATAGCACAAGTGGGAAATATCACATAAAGCAAGGACAAAGATTCAAAAGTCATTTTATTGACATAAAAACAAGAGCGCGTTATTTTGTGCTTTCATTTTTGCGTGGTTGTGAGCGTCAAAATAGACGCGTTACTTTTGATGATATTTGCCTAGAAGTAATACCGCTACTTAAAAATGGAATAATGCCTGAAAAGGCTCTTATTAGCGATATTTTATAG
- the sppA gene encoding signal peptide peptidase SppA: MGIFSKFFGKFFGGIFRGVVGVLDFITKYFKALVFLFIVLLILGASSEPAQIPNLAKIHLKGAILDANSVRTQIEQIEKYPSIKGVLLVIDSPGGAVGASVEIADLIKELNTKLPVVAHVQGTMASGAYYAGAYARKIYANRGSLVGSIGVIFAGGNIEELLGKIGYKPSVLKAGEYKEIGTAFRAWSEKEREFLQNLINEEYDTFVSDMIEARGLKKEDSTKFAEGKIFSAKSALELGLIDALGSQNDAIEELKTLSKVKEQRWLEKNKIDSFMDNLIESSASLFVGAIFDTLGGFSLR; the protein is encoded by the coding sequence ATGGGCATTTTTTCTAAATTTTTTGGCAAGTTTTTTGGTGGGATTTTTCGAGGTGTGGTAGGTGTGCTAGATTTTATCACTAAGTATTTTAAAGCCCTAGTTTTTTTGTTTATCGTGCTACTGATTTTGGGGGCAAGTAGCGAGCCAGCCCAAATCCCAAATCTTGCCAAAATCCACCTAAAAGGTGCGATTTTGGATGCAAACTCCGTGCGCACGCAAATCGAGCAGATTGAGAAATATCCTAGCATAAAAGGCGTGCTGCTTGTCATAGACTCGCCCGGTGGCGCGGTGGGTGCGAGTGTAGAAATCGCAGACTTGATAAAAGAGCTCAATACCAAGCTCCCCGTAGTCGCCCATGTGCAAGGCACTATGGCAAGTGGGGCGTATTATGCGGGTGCTTATGCGCGCAAAATCTACGCAAATCGTGGAAGCCTAGTGGGTAGCATAGGCGTGATTTTCGCAGGGGGCAATATCGAGGAGTTGCTAGGCAAAATCGGCTACAAGCCTAGTGTGCTAAAAGCAGGAGAGTATAAAGAAATCGGCACGGCATTTCGCGCGTGGAGTGAGAAAGAGAGGGAATTCCTCCAAAACCTCATAAACGAGGAATACGATACTTTCGTAAGCGATATGATAGAGGCTAGAGGGCTAAAAAAGGAGGATTCTACCAAGTTTGCGGAGGGCAAGATATTTAGTGCCAAAAGTGCGCTAGAGCTAGGGCTCATAGACGCGCTAGGCTCGCAAAATGACGCCATAGAGGAGCTAAAAACCCTAAGCAAAGTCAAAGAGCAGCGGTGGCTAGAAAAAAACAAAATCGACTCATTTATGGACAATCTCATAGAATCAAGCGCAAGCCTTTTTGTAGGCGCGATTTTTGACACACTTGGGGGCTTTTCGCTTAGGTAG